The window CTATGGCATGGAGTGGGGTAGGTTTTGGAGCCCGGCATGGGCCGGAAACTAGGAAATGGGAAGGATGAGTACGCGGCGTGTTTATCACTTCTGCAATGAAGAATTTGGGCTTCAGAATATTGAGAAGTCGAGGCTAAAAGTTGCGACGATATTGGACTTGAATGATCCATTTGAACTTTTAGCGTACTCATCGCCTGATCGTGATATCAGGGGGCATATCAAGAAATTCAAAGAGAGTGCCGCCAAACAGTTCGGTTTCATTTGCTTCAGCAAGTCCTTCCGCAGCCCTGTGCAGTGGGGGCACTATGCTAACAAGCACAGAGGAGTGTGTCTGGGATTTGATGTTCCAGCTAGCAAAGTCACGGATGTCGAATATAGATTCGGTAGAATAGATTTTGACATTCCTCGATACATCGATATGGCCAAGCAGCAACGCTTTGACACTATGCATAAACTGCTTCTTATCAAGCACTCCCAGTGGCGATACGAGAAAGAGGTTCGTCGAATATTGCTACTGAGCGAATCTGAGAAAGAAGGTGATCTGTATTTTAGGGATTTCTCAGATATAGGTGAGTTGAAGCAGGTTATTGTTGGGTGCAACTCAAAGATCACTCAACCCCAACTTTCCGAAAAACTAGGCCCTCGATCCAGCGGTGTTGAGTGTTTTAAAGTTAGGACTGCATTCAAGTCCTTTCAGATAGTCAGAAACAAGGACAAGAGTCTTTGGCCATAGCTGCTGACTACACCACCCTGCAATGCCACGACTGCGCATAGGCCACCCCGTCGATGATCTCCGTTCCGGACATCGTGCAAGGATGCTGGCCGGGTTTATGAAGTCTTTACGTGGTGCCTGATGCCAGCTTGTTACTCTTCGCCTAACACCCGCCGGCCGTGCATCGGGCAAGGATGGGGGTCGGGCAGGGTGGGTTAGGCTGCTGATTCCTTGGAGTCGTTGAAGATGTCGAGCTGGGCGGCGCTGTCGGCCCACGCGGATTCCAGGCGCACAACCTTCTTCGGGGTGTCGTTGATCAGGAGAATGCGGAGCATCTGGCGTTCTTCTCCAACCGTTACAGGGCGAAGGAGGCGGCGCTGCGGCTGCGCGCGTGAATGGCGAAGCTGCGGGCATAGGCGGCCGGATCGCTGCCGTCCCAGGTGCTGCCATCGTGCAGGGTGGAACTGCGCATGGGCTGTTCCGGCACGGCGATGCCCAGCGCTTCGGCCGCTTGCCGATAGAGGTCCAGCTGGTGAACCTGGCGGGCGATGCCGAGGAAGTCCGGGTCATCCTTGAGCAGGCCCCAGCGCCGGAACTGGGTCATGAACCAGATGCCGTCGGACAGCCAGGGCATGGTCACTTCGCCGCCGGCGAAGAAGCGCAGCGGATGGGCGTCCCGCCAGGCGTAGCCGAGGCCATCTTCGTAGTGACCGAGAAAGCGCGGCTGGATGGCCGAGAGCGGTGCGTCGACGTACTCGCTCGCGCAGATCAGCTGCGCGGTACTGCGTTTGTTCTCCTCGTTGGCATCGATGAAGCGGCTGGCTTCCAGTACGGCCATGGTCAGGGCGCGTGCGGTGTTGGGGTACTGCAGGGCGAACGCCCGGGTACAGCCCAGCACCTTTTCCGGGTGGTCGGCCCAGATTATCTGGCTGGTGGCCAGGGTGAAACCCTGCTGTTCTTCCACCGCCAGCGCACCCCAGGGGCCGCCGGCGCAGAAACCGTCGATACGCGCAGCCTGGAGGTGGGCGACCATCTGCGCGGGTGGCACGACCACGGTGTGCACATCTTCCAGCGGGTGGATGCCCTGACTCGCCAGCCAGTA is drawn from Pseudomonas cavernae and contains these coding sequences:
- a CDS encoding DUF2971 domain-containing protein; protein product: MSTRRVYHFCNEEFGLQNIEKSRLKVATILDLNDPFELLAYSSPDRDIRGHIKKFKESAAKQFGFICFSKSFRSPVQWGHYANKHRGVCLGFDVPASKVTDVEYRFGRIDFDIPRYIDMAKQQRFDTMHKLLLIKHSQWRYEKEVRRILLLSESEKEGDLYFRDFSDIGELKQVIVGCNSKITQPQLSEKLGPRSSGVECFKVRTAFKSFQIVRNKDKSLWP
- a CDS encoding CmpA/NrtA family ABC transporter substrate-binding protein, with the protein product MSENSSIRSDNLAWVAGSDAPEKSTLELGFMALSDSASLIVAATQGFAQPYGLTLNLRRQASWATLRDKLLSGELDAAQALYGQVYGIHLGLGGTAADMAILMGLCQNGQAINLSEPLKQAGVTTAEALAARVRQAGAKLTFAQTFPTGTHAMWLYYWLASQGIHPLEDVHTVVVPPAQMVAHLQAARIDGFCAGGPWGALAVEEQQGFTLATSQIIWADHPEKVLGCTRAFALQYPNTARALTMAVLEASRFIDANEENKRSTAQLICASEYVDAPLSAIQPRFLGHYEDGLGYAWRDAHPLRFFAGGEVTMPWLSDGIWFMTQFRRWGLLKDDPDFLGIARQVHQLDLYRQAAEALGIAVPEQPMRSSTLHDGSTWDGSDPAAYARSFAIHARSRSAASFAL